The Epinephelus lanceolatus isolate andai-2023 chromosome 17, ASM4190304v1, whole genome shotgun sequence region caaagacaacttAACAGTCTTTTCTTTCCAAACATTGTGTGGCTGGCACATACCTCCAACTGACTTGACTATTAttagaaatgtattttatattattattacaattgtGCAATTAGCAATGAGAATTGTATATGCTACATATTATAAGCAATATTGTCAAGCCTCTAGGATTatgttttttcttgtgtttctcTTGTGTATGCTTGTAACACTATACCATGTTGTCCTTTACAGTGTTCATTTTTTCTGTCATGATTGTTCTGCTCAGATTAAATTTAGCCAGTAAATACAGACACTTGTCCCACTGACAGAAATCACAGTAACTGCATATCACTATAAAAGGGAACTTGAAGTGCAGCTATTTTCCACCTCTTATTTGGATGTGGCTTTAAAGCAATACTGCCACCTAGCGTGGATTTCTGTTAAAACATTTACACTACCATACAGTACACACTGCTTTAACttaatattaatttttaaaattttgaatttttgatgTGTGTCTTGCAGCTTTTGCGCGTGAGAACAGTGTCTGGCATCACGTATCACTGCCGCTCAGGGAAATCCTTCAAAGGTCAGATGATGGATCGTTTCTTGTTGACAGACTGCAGGGCTGTGCTGAGTGGAAACTACAGgtgaaaatattaaaactgCCACAGAAAGTCATAACTTACACTTGGTATCacaatttatgtttttatgaatgcaTACAGTTTGTATCTGTTTGCATTAATACCAGATATGTGCATGTCACAAATGAAGTGCTCCTATTAATTCTTACTTATTGTCATTACTTTGTCCAGCTTCATGTGGTCTTTTGAGAAGCTCCACCGCTGTATGGCACACCTTTTCCTTGGACAGCTTGTAACGACCTTTGATGAAGAGTTTCGGATTCTGTACGCTCAGTCTGAACCGCTGGTGATTGAAAATGTCAATCCAATGGAAGAGTTTAGCCTTGTTCAGAAGAGGCAATATCCAAGTGAAAGAACAATGTACAGAGAGCCAAAGAAATTTCAGTCACTGGACACCGCTCATCCAGAGGAATGGCTGAGACATTCCTATGATGAACGTATGGATATTGATCGGAGAATGATGCCTCTCAAAAAGCAGGAGTCCCTGCATGGCCCTGCAGAAATGTATGGTAGATTTCCATCTCAGCAATCTCGCATGGATCCTTCCTTTGATCAGGGCCCCTCCAGGATGCCCTTGATGGAAAATCTCGCCTTCAAACGTCACAGTTATGCTGAAGGTGCTCATGGTAGATTCTCCTACCCATTCTTGCAGCAACAGGGAATGCCAGAGCCTGAGAACCAGGGAAGGCAGTTTCACAGGGGGCAGCAACCTTATCTAGGACCAGGAAAAGAAGCAGATTACAGTACCTATGACAAGTTCTGGAACCAAGACTTTCAATCAGCAGATCAGTACTCTGAACCTGGTTTCCCACAGGAGATTGAACCACCTGATAACTTTGACCCTGTGCTGAACTATTTATCATCAACCAGATTAGCAGACTTTGACCAGGGTTCAGAGAGATTACCACCTGGAGCAGATTTACCGTTTGGTTCATCTCACCATAGAAGACTGAGTTTGGGCAAGCTACGTGCATCTCAAGTATCTCCCACCCCCTCAAATCCAGATCAGAAGCCGTTAATTCAGGAGCCGAACACAGATCGCAAGGATCCCATGGTGAAACGGGGGCTAAGAAACTGGAGGATTAGCTCCTACCTCAGTACATATGACAATACAGGAGATGAAGGCCTGCCATCGACACCACCTAATGCACCAGATCCTTTTGAAGAGACCACCAACGTCATACAGCAAACACCAGGCACAGATTTACAGGTCCCGAAAATCCCCAATGTCAGAGAGTTTAAGGTTCCTGCAATACCCAGGGTAAGTCAGGTGCCAAGTTATGCCAAAACCACAGCACGAGAACAGCCAAAGAAATTGCTTGATGAAccaactgcagcagcagcagcagagaccaaaacaacaccaacacctTCAGAATCATCATCCACAACTGAAACAGACAAGATGGAGGAGGCAGAACAAAAGGAACCAAAAACTGTTGGTCTTCGAAGGGAGGAGTCGTTCCGTAGGAAATACAATGCAGCAATACCGAGGAGCTCTAGGTTAAGATCATCTCTGATTTTCAGCTCTATGGAGCAGCAGAATACTTCTCAAGACACCAAAACTGCTCCAGGCCAACAGGATGAGGAAACTGACAAAAATGAGGCAGAACAGACAAAACTACCTTTTGTTTCTCAGGTTTTGGGACAAAGAAGGGCTACTGCAAGAGAACCGTTTGAATGGACCCGTTACATAAAGTCAGCCACCTTTGATAGCTCTTCCACAGACCCATCCAAACAAGATGATGGAAACCGTAAAGCAGATGATAAAGATTCACCAAAGGAAGAAAATTCAAAAACTCTTTCAGAAGTACAAGAACCGCCAGATGTAGAGCAAACAAATTCTTCACCATCAGTGCCTCAATCAAAGGCTTCTGAAGCTAAGCTGCCCAAAACTGATCAACCATTACAGTCATCCAAATCTTTCCTCGCCACTCCATCCCATGTAGATATGAATGATCCTGATAAGAGGCTCATGTTTTTCAAAGAATTGGCAGCAAAACGCAAAGCTGCTAAGGCTGCAGAACTTGAAAAGAGTAAAGATAATGCTTCGCTGAAACCAACAACTGAGCTGAAAAACAATACTACTGTTATAAAGAAGGAACCTGTACCAAAAGAAACCGCAGAAAAGAAGACTGACACTTCAACATCTGAGAGTTTATTagaaaaaaatgctgctgcAGAGGATGCAGGGAAAACAGAAGCATGCaagtcagtcagtctgtcttTAGATGTCAGTGATAAGTCAGGACAGGACAGTCAGGTTATGACTGATCCCAAAAGCTTTAAACAAGAACAAACCAGCGTTTCAACTGATTTAGAGGGGACTAAGCTAAAGAAAAGCCAGTCAGCAGTAACTCTGCCTGTCTTGGCAGAAAAAGAAGCACCTCAGAGCAAACCACCAGCAGAGCGAAAGCTGTCAAATCCTGCTGTAAAAACAAGGAGCCCCAGTCAGCCACCTACACCAACAAATGCTACTCCTGCTAGTGTTTCTTCTCTTGCAAAAGGCACTAACGGAAGTGAAAGCCCACGCCTTGATTCTACCTCAAAGGAGTCTAGTTCACTCATTCCTAGTTTAGTGGAGGTATCACCATCTTCTACATCTGCTGCACTGAATTCTAACATCCCAAATCCTAAATCAGTTCAGTCAGAAACCAGCACATCCACTTCTCCACTGCTACCCAAACAACAAGCTGGAACAGAATTAAGCTCTTCCAAACCATTGGGCCAGAGTTCTTCCTCTGATCACATTCTGCCAGATTCGGGTTCACAGATCAGTCCAAGTCCTGCACCAACTTCAGCAGAGACCACACCCTCCAAAGTTACCCAAGCAGACTCGAGCTCAACCCTAACTTCCAGCAAAGGGTCCCCAAAAACAAAGCAATCTGTCAGCTCCTCAGTGCAAGAACCCTCCCAAATGACATCATCTGAGACCCCTTCAGGAGATGACTCTGCACATTTGGAATCTAATATTTCTGCTGACACATGTGCTGCTGGTTCAGAGAAAAACTTATCCTCATTAGAGTCCACGTCAAAGACGGACTCTAAAGAACATTGTGCTCCTACACCTTCAGAAGAAGATGTTCCTGCATCAGAAAACATCACTCTTCGAAAGGCTGTTGAAGAGGAATCTGAGCATTCTGGATCATCAAAGGATGTCAAAGCTGACAGCACACCTCCTAGCCTTAGCACTTCATTGCCTGAATCTAATCTATCTGATGTGTCTGATCTGGAAAGGAAATCCAAATCTGATCGAAATGAGGCTGTAAGTCCTACTCCCTCCGCAGCAGACACTCCACCCAAGCAGTCTGCAGCAGAATTAAGCTCTCCTGTCCATCCAGACTTAACTCCTAATGTTTCCCAGGCAAAAGCAACTGCATCACCTCAAGATGCACCAATACAAGCGACCCCTCCCTCTGAACTTAACCTGAAAGGATCTGTCACTCCTACTCCTGCTGGAACAGTATCATGTTCTCCTCTAACGGTGTCAGTTGGATCAGTTTTGTCACCTGAGGGTGAAAAAACATTGTCTGCATTGCACAGTCCCCAAGATACTAACGCTCTTCCCAAACAGATTCCAAAAGACTCAAATGAAACTCCACTCCTCCCATCAGCAGAATCATCTAGCTCAGCTGAGCCTACCTCAAAAGTCCCAAAAGAGGCTGATCTGCCCTGCAAAACACCTGAATCTGTGATTTCTAAAACCCATCCTTCAGAGCCACTCGTACCTGCTAAAACAGTATCATGTTCTTCTCCTCTAACTGAGTCAGTTGGGTCAGCTTTGTCTCCTGAGGCTGAAAAATCATCATCTGCATTGCCCAGTCCCCCAGATACTAAGTCTCCTCCTAAACAGGTTGCAACAGACTTAAACAAAACTCCAAAGCTCCCATCAACAGAAAGGTCCAGCCCAACTGAGCCTACCTCAAAAGTCCCAAAAGAGGTTGATCTGTCCTGCAAAACACCCGAATCTGTGACTCCTGAAACCCATCCTTCAAAGCCACTTCTACCTGCTGAAACAGTGTCATGTTCTCCTCCAACTGAGTCAGTTGGATCAGTTTTGTCCCTTGAAGCTGAAAAGTCATCACCTGAATCGCACAGCCCCCCAGATACTAGCTGTCTTCCCAAGCAGATTGCAACAGACTTAAATAAAACTCCAAAGCTCCCATCAACAGAAACGTCTAGCCCAAGTGAGCCTACCTCGAAAGTCCCATCACAGCCCAATCTGCCATGCAAAACACCTGAATCTGTGACACCTGAAACCCAGCCTTCAGAATCACAGGTAACTGCTGAAAATAGTAATATGGACAGTCAGAATAAAGTAAGCAAAGAGCCTGAAAAGCCTGACCTTGGTAAGAAAGAAACTGCTGATACCACAAAAGAGGTTAATAAAGAAACTGATCTTCAGCTCGTTAAGAAAGAAACTGCTGATACCAAGACCACAAATGATTTTAATAAAGAAACTGATCTTCAGCTCGTTAAGAAAGAAACTGCTGACACCACGACCACAAATGATTTTGATAAAGAAACTGAGCTTCAGCCTGTTACGAAAGAAACTACTGACACCACGACCACAAATGATTTTGATAAAGAAACTGAGCTCCAGCCTGTTAAGGAAAAAACTGTTGATACCAAGGACAGAAATGAGGTTAATAAAGCCACTACACAGGGATCAGTCTGCATTGAGAAAACAAATGACCAAGTAAAGCAAAATAATTGCTCTGAATCGCCAGAGGTCACATCAGATAAAGTATCTCCCCAGTCACCACAGTCCAAGCAGCCAAAATCAAGCCAGTCTCGCTATCAATCATCAACAGCCAACGTGCtctcaagcagcaacctcagaGACGATACAAAGCTGCTTCTAGAGCAAATTTCTGCTAATAGCCAAAACAGGAACGAAGCTGCCAAAGACTCCCCTGTCACAGATGACGAGAAAGAAGACAAAGCTGACAAAAagcaggagaaagaaaaagggaTCAGCTCACTCACCAGAGGGCAGCCTAAGATAAGTGAAGATCGTGAGAAGTTGTTAGAGAGGATTCAGAGcatgaggaaggagaggaaagtTTACAGCCGATTTGAGGTATGAAAATACTATTGCAATCATTCATATTACCCATTAAAAAGCATGTTGCGTTGCCCCTGTTGTAACTCAGTGTGTCTCTTTCACTTTCAAAGATGGCACCTTAAATGGGATCCGATGAAAGTTGAGAGGATAAACAGCACACACGGTGTGTGTAGCAAGAAGCAAATTCAAGTAAAACACTGAGATGATGGGGTAGCcaagtagctcacctggtagtgTTTGCGCTCCATGTACTGATGCTGAGACCCCCCCCCACCGACCACCCATTCTCATCACTCTTTGTCTGTAgtttccaataaaggcaaaagaccaaaaaaagctgaaatgatGACGAAGGCATTTTATCACCAAATATATTTAACAGAAATAGATTTCTCTATTTGTATTCTGCAAACAAGGCACATTATGTGAAgaagaggcagcaaagcagTATCGTGGCACTGAACTTGAAAGGGCAGAACATTAagtaaaataactaaaaatatAAACCTGGTGACCAACAAAGGGCTTCTTGTGGGTGAATCACCAAGATGTTACCAGTGTAAAAAGTACATGGACTGAGACTACATGTGTgatcaaatatgttttttactGACTGCATGGGTAAAGTGCAATGTTTGCAACAGGTTGCTTCTATGATGAGGTCTGTTCTCGCCTTTTTGACAGCCATTATTGATGTTATCTGGTTTTAAGACAAAATGTGACATAAAAGTGTAACATAATCTTAAGTAGTAGGAGTTTGTACAACTGTAATATACTGTAGCTTATATTTTAGTATTTCACAATCATGTTAAAGATGTTGATAATCACATGTCTGTGAAACAAGTggatatataaatgtatatccATGCAGGACTGTTGTTGTTCTGGTGTAAATAAATGATAGCTTTAAATCTTTGTAAGCTGAAACAGACATGGAATTGATGAAAAATGATGAACAAACCTGAGATTGAAACAGATCTGCAGCTAAAACATGATGTACCTACAATACGAATGTATAGATGATTGCACCACACAGtatgtaatgtttttttgtttctttttttctatcaAACTTTGATTACAACAGGACTCATAGAGGATAAATGTCAGTTTTCCAAGCTGCTTGTAGTGgtcttaaagggtcagttcatcCAAATTACCTGAGTCATCCaaattatttgtattttgaTGATTTGGGAACAAACAACATAAGGAAAGATATGCTGCTTTTTAAGTGTTTCAATTGTTGGATTCCTGTATGGCAACATTCCACTGGGGCTGAGTGACTCAGACGTGGTTATGTTTGTAATTTGCtggaactgaccctttaactgTCTCTGAAAATGTGCTTTGTTGAATGAAAACTTGTCATACCTGTACACTGAGAAGAGAAATTCCAAAActgcaaaatatttacacaacacTATGTAAAACTGTACTCTCATAGTTCTACTTTTTTATAATGGATCTATCAAACTGTCTTCAGCAACACTTGccttttgtaaataaaatttcTTAAAGTGTTTTTCTGGCTTCTGTGTGCCTGATGTTATAAAAGAAAGTTACTGAGAGAAGCTAAACTGGTTCAACTGATTAAATGAGACAAATGTAGTGATTTATACACATCTTTATTATGTATACACCTTTTTCAAAGCggatattttgacttgtcatgaTAGGGAAAGCCCAGGCGTTACTAATAATACCAAAGGCTCCATTCTTTAAGATAGTGAGTCATGATTGTGTGACAGTGAATCAGCATGATTcaggagcgtatctatgtttgcagggttctatgtttcctgggttctacagtatgttccccacttaaccctgcaaaaaggttctatgttccccgcttacacaaaaaaggttctatgtttcccgggttctatgttgcccactcaaccaagcgggaaacatagaaccctttttgtgtaagcggggaacatagaaccttttttgcagggttaagtggggaacatagaacctgggaaacatagaaccctggaaacataggaaTAACCCCAAAAATACCAATACCTTAGTATTGGAGTCTGTCTTTGAAGAGCACATGGGTAAAGTTCATTTTCAGTCcagttttagtgaaaatgcaggGGTTTGGGAAATATTGAGGGTGCGACTGGATAAAAgagacttggattgtactgcacaagttgtgtgagagtttgtaattgatgttttgatagatttactgttgttaaagGTGGTCCCCTATAAATCAGTAAATCAATGTTCAACATTtcctgtggaggcatgcaagaaaagtaaagttttcttcatgaattcaagatGACATGGCATGAGTAATAGATATACaaaaggtcattttgtgggtaagGTAAGTACAATTTTTGATTTAAGACATAAAATATGCAAGTTTTCATTTTCAGGCATTATACACTGACGAGGTCTCATGGTTAATTGCAGTAGCAGAACAATATGTATCTTGATAACATCTTAGGCAACATGTCATGGTGGTACTGTAACAAATCACGCCTTGCTTAGCCTGTGATTCCCAAGTCTACACAAAGCATCTCTGAGTGTCTCACCACAATGGCctttcctctagcaccaccCTGAGGCCAAGAGTATCGGTTACTACCATCATTCAAATCCCTTTCTTGGACCTAAGAAAGACAAAGTTGCATCTGTCATTCATCTTGTGAAACAACAGAGaagatattaaactgatttaAACGACATTAAAAGTTACAGTGTAAGTTGTCTGACTTCAAAAAAGTTGACAAAAAATGCGTGCTCATCCACAATGAGGTCAGAGTTCAAAGTCAACTGCCAAACAGCTTTACAGATGCCAATCTCGGAACCCATGGGCTGTCGTCTCAGTGACAGTGATCTACGCAAATATCTGTTTAtggagaaaaacacagaatcAAATCTGGGTACCCATTAGATAAGGAGTTTGCTAAACGTCTGCCACCTCCTAGTGTAAATATCAGTTCAAGTATCAAATTTGTCAAGTGATGCTGATTGTTACTTAAATTGAACAGATTTAGTTACTTAAGTTGAACTGATTTAGTAACTTAAGTTGAACAGATTTAGTTACTTAAGTTGAACTGATTGAATTACTTAACTTGACAGGGCTTCTCTTACAAAACGCTACGCAACCAATTAAGCTCTCACTGTGAATGAAAT contains the following coding sequences:
- the fam83ha gene encoding uncharacterized protein fam83ha; this translates as MARRSQCSSAGDNPLDPNYLPPHYREEYRLAIDALIEEDLEGYYQFLQKADVVDFLSTPEIHYIQSSVQVPQQSNYPEQHFLEIGGDGSSDTYWPIHSDLEAPGLDLGWPQLHPFLGPTEVTTLVNPPEPDMPSIKEQARRLIKNARQVVAIVMDMFTDVDMFADILDAAMRNVAVYIILDEQNAHHFVHMVSNCRVNLHNIQLLRVRTVSGITYHCRSGKSFKGQMMDRFLLTDCRAVLSGNYSFMWSFEKLHRCMAHLFLGQLVTTFDEEFRILYAQSEPLVIENVNPMEEFSLVQKRQYPSERTMYREPKKFQSLDTAHPEEWLRHSYDERMDIDRRMMPLKKQESLHGPAEMYGRFPSQQSRMDPSFDQGPSRMPLMENLAFKRHSYAEGAHGRFSYPFLQQQGMPEPENQGRQFHRGQQPYLGPGKEADYSTYDKFWNQDFQSADQYSEPGFPQEIEPPDNFDPVLNYLSSTRLADFDQGSERLPPGADLPFGSSHHRRLSLGKLRASQVSPTPSNPDQKPLIQEPNTDRKDPMVKRGLRNWRISSYLSTYDNTGDEGLPSTPPNAPDPFEETTNVIQQTPGTDLQVPKIPNVREFKVPAIPRVSQVPSYAKTTAREQPKKLLDEPTAAAAAETKTTPTPSESSSTTETDKMEEAEQKEPKTVGLRREESFRRKYNAAIPRSSRLRSSLIFSSMEQQNTSQDTKTAPGQQDEETDKNEAEQTKLPFVSQVLGQRRATAREPFEWTRYIKSATFDSSSTDPSKQDDGNRKADDKDSPKEENSKTLSEVQEPPDVEQTNSSPSVPQSKASEAKLPKTDQPLQSSKSFLATPSHVDMNDPDKRLMFFKELAAKRKAAKAAELEKSKDNASLKPTTELKNNTTVIKKEPVPKETAEKKTDTSTSESLLEKNAAAEDAGKTEACKSVSLSLDVSDKSGQDSQVMTDPKSFKQEQTSVSTDLEGTKLKKSQSAVTLPVLAEKEAPQSKPPAERKLSNPAVKTRSPSQPPTPTNATPASVSSLAKGTNGSESPRLDSTSKESSSLIPSLVEVSPSSTSAALNSNIPNPKSVQSETSTSTSPLLPKQQAGTELSSSKPLGQSSSSDHILPDSGSQISPSPAPTSAETTPSKVTQADSSSTLTSSKGSPKTKQSVSSSVQEPSQMTSSETPSGDDSAHLESNISADTCAAGSEKNLSSLESTSKTDSKEHCAPTPSEEDVPASENITLRKAVEEESEHSGSSKDVKADSTPPSLSTSLPESNLSDVSDLERKSKSDRNEAVSPTPSAADTPPKQSAAELSSPVHPDLTPNVSQAKATASPQDAPIQATPPSELNLKGSVTPTPAGTVSCSPLTVSVGSVLSPEGEKTLSALHSPQDTNALPKQIPKDSNETPLLPSAESSSSAEPTSKVPKEADLPCKTPESVISKTHPSEPLVPAKTVSCSSPLTESVGSALSPEAEKSSSALPSPPDTKSPPKQVATDLNKTPKLPSTERSSPTEPTSKVPKEVDLSCKTPESVTPETHPSKPLLPAETVSCSPPTESVGSVLSLEAEKSSPESHSPPDTSCLPKQIATDLNKTPKLPSTETSSPSEPTSKVPSQPNLPCKTPESVTPETQPSESQVTAENSNMDSQNKVSKEPEKPDLGKKETADTTKEVNKETDLQLVKKETADTKTTNDFNKETDLQLVKKETADTTTTNDFDKETELQPVTKETTDTTTTNDFDKETELQPVKEKTVDTKDRNEVNKATTQGSVCIEKTNDQVKQNNCSESPEVTSDKVSPQSPQSKQPKSSQSRYQSSTANVLSSSNLRDDTKLLLEQISANSQNRNEAAKDSPVTDDEKEDKADKKQEKEKGISSLTRGQPKISEDREKLLERIQSMRKERKVYSRFEMAP